A region from the Sphingomonas brevis genome encodes:
- the cueR gene encoding Cu(I)-responsive transcriptional regulator codes for MKIGAASAASGISERMIRHYEKIGLMPKAARRDSGYRDYDERDLHTLRFIGRARDAGFPIEEIRQLLTLWNDRERSSADVKALALARAAELKKKANELDAMRRSLEHLAERCHGDNRPDCPILIDLEGKD; via the coding sequence ATGAAGATTGGAGCTGCCTCGGCGGCATCCGGCATCAGCGAAAGGATGATCCGCCACTACGAAAAGATCGGTCTCATGCCGAAAGCGGCCAGGCGCGATTCCGGCTACCGTGACTATGACGAGCGGGACCTACACACATTACGATTCATCGGCCGCGCTCGCGATGCCGGCTTCCCCATCGAGGAGATCCGACAGCTCCTGACGCTATGGAACGACCGCGAGCGATCAAGCGCCGATGTGAAAGCCCTCGCGCTTGCTCGTGCCGCTGAACTCAAGAAGAAAGCCAACGAACTCGACGCCATGCGACGATCGCTCGAACATTTGGCGGAGCGCTGTCATGGTGACAACCGGCCGGATTGTCCGATCCTCATTGATTTAGAAGGCAAGGATTGA